A genome region from Sphingomonas anseongensis includes the following:
- a CDS encoding M28 family metallopeptidase: MKAFTFLLSGVALIGAAPPPAPVPNQPYAQLRQIVAPVSGAQMRKTVEKLVSFGTRHTLSSQTDPKRGIGAALNWTERQFKSFGLPTVRPCDTVTGRRVPNPTRVCDMVAIHRGTERPNDVVIIQGHIDSRVTDVMNFTSDAPGANDDGSGTAAVIEAARVLSKHKFPGTIVFAALSGEEQGLLGGKVLADYAKAQGWNVVTVLNNDIIGNSCGADGVCDDTHVRVLSEGPRSQGQGELAAQTHSLGGENDAPSRNISRFLDGLADNLNIGLDVRQIWRTDRWGRGGDHIPFLELGFPAARLSVAVENYDWQHQDLRTENGKVYGDTIDHMDFNYLEKVTKLNAAALAAIASAPPPPEPKAEGAVSTDTTLSWAAVPAATGGYVVRWRRTDSNQWQETLRVAAGETKAILPHVRVDDWVFGVSSVSKEGFESPVASAVPGGAFKPYVAPAKPQQ; encoded by the coding sequence ATGAAGGCTTTCACGTTCCTGTTGAGCGGCGTTGCACTGATTGGGGCCGCCCCGCCGCCGGCGCCGGTGCCGAACCAGCCCTATGCCCAGCTTCGCCAGATCGTCGCCCCGGTAAGCGGAGCGCAGATGAGAAAGACGGTGGAAAAGCTGGTCAGCTTCGGAACCCGGCACACGCTTTCCTCGCAAACCGACCCGAAGCGCGGGATCGGCGCGGCGCTCAACTGGACGGAGAGGCAATTCAAGAGCTTTGGCCTTCCGACCGTTCGGCCGTGCGACACGGTGACCGGCCGGCGTGTGCCCAACCCGACGCGCGTCTGCGACATGGTCGCGATCCATCGCGGGACCGAGCGTCCCAACGACGTCGTCATCATCCAGGGCCATATCGACAGCCGGGTGACCGACGTGATGAACTTCACCTCCGACGCGCCGGGCGCGAACGACGACGGCTCCGGAACCGCGGCGGTCATCGAGGCCGCGCGAGTTCTGTCCAAGCACAAGTTCCCGGGGACGATCGTGTTCGCCGCGCTGTCGGGGGAAGAGCAGGGCCTGCTCGGCGGCAAGGTGCTGGCCGATTACGCCAAGGCGCAGGGCTGGAACGTCGTCACCGTCCTCAACAACGACATTATCGGGAACAGCTGCGGCGCCGACGGCGTCTGTGATGACACGCATGTTCGCGTGCTGTCGGAAGGGCCGCGCAGCCAGGGCCAAGGTGAGTTGGCGGCGCAGACGCACAGTCTCGGTGGCGAGAATGACGCTCCGTCGCGCAACATCTCGCGCTTCCTCGACGGGCTGGCCGACAATTTGAACATCGGGCTCGACGTCCGGCAGATCTGGCGAACCGACCGCTGGGGTCGCGGCGGCGACCATATCCCGTTCCTGGAGCTTGGCTTTCCGGCCGCGCGGCTCAGTGTCGCGGTCGAAAATTACGACTGGCAGCACCAGGACCTGAGGACCGAGAACGGCAAGGTCTATGGCGACACCATCGACCATATGGACTTCAATTATCTGGAGAAGGTGACGAAGCTGAACGCCGCCGCGCTCGCCGCGATCGCCAGCGCTCCGCCGCCGCCCGAGCCCAAGGCGGAAGGCGCGGTGAGCACGGATACGACGCTCAGTTGGGCAGCGGTCCCGGCAGCAACTGGCGGGTACGTCGTTCGCTGGCGCAGAACCGATTCCAACCAATGGCAAGAAACCCTGCGCGTCGCCGCAGGCGAGACGAAGGCGATCCTGCCGCACGTCCGCGTCGATGACTGGGTGTTCGGGGTCTCCTCGGTAAGCAAGGAGGGCTTCGAAAGCCCCGTCGCCTCGGCGGTTCCGGGCGGCGCATTCAAGCCCTACGTGGCGCCCGCCAAACCGCAGCAATAG
- a CDS encoding CoA-acylating methylmalonate-semialdehyde dehydrogenase, with protein MRDIDHFIAGEAFSSSGRTSDVFDPNAGEVQAKVKLGTAADLQRAIDAAKAAQPAWAATNPQRRARVMFRYKELVEAHMDELAELLSSEHGKVLADSRGDVQRGLEVIEYCCGIPQALKGEYTQGAGPGIDVYSLRQPLGIGAGITPFNFPAMIPMWMFGMAIACGNAFILKPSERDPSVPVRLAELMKEAGLPDGLLNVVHGDKEMVDAILDHDDIKAVSFVGSSDIAQYIYSRGTANNKRVQAFGGAKNHGIVMPDADLDQVVNDLAGAAFGSAGERCMALPVVVPVGDDTANRLRQKLIPAIEKLRVGVSTDPDAHYGPVVSKAHKERIEHYIQMCIDEGGELVVDGRGFTLQGNEKGFFIGPTFFDHVKPSFQSYKDEIFGPVLQMVRAKDFDEAVRLPSEHDYGNGVAIFTRNGHAAREFVNRVNVGMVGVNVPIPVPVSYHSFGGWKRSGFGDIGQYGQEGLRFWTKNKVVTQRWPDGSVTGENAFIIPTMG; from the coding sequence TTGCGTGACATCGACCATTTCATCGCCGGCGAAGCCTTCTCCTCCAGCGGACGGACCTCTGACGTGTTCGATCCGAATGCCGGCGAGGTCCAGGCGAAGGTGAAGCTCGGAACAGCGGCCGACCTCCAGCGCGCGATCGACGCCGCCAAGGCCGCGCAGCCGGCATGGGCAGCGACCAACCCGCAGCGCCGGGCCCGGGTGATGTTCCGCTACAAGGAGCTGGTCGAGGCGCACATGGACGAGCTCGCCGAGCTGCTGTCGTCGGAGCACGGCAAGGTGCTCGCCGACTCGCGCGGCGACGTCCAGCGCGGGCTAGAGGTCATCGAATATTGCTGCGGAATCCCGCAGGCCCTGAAGGGCGAATATACGCAGGGCGCGGGGCCGGGAATCGACGTCTATTCGCTGCGCCAGCCCCTCGGCATCGGCGCGGGGATCACGCCGTTCAACTTCCCTGCGATGATCCCGATGTGGATGTTCGGGATGGCGATCGCCTGCGGCAACGCCTTCATCCTCAAGCCCAGCGAGCGCGACCCGTCGGTCCCCGTCCGGCTCGCAGAGCTGATGAAGGAAGCCGGCCTTCCCGACGGCCTCCTCAACGTCGTCCACGGCGACAAGGAGATGGTCGACGCGATCCTCGACCATGACGACATCAAGGCGGTGAGCTTCGTCGGATCGTCCGACATCGCTCAGTATATCTACTCGCGCGGCACCGCGAACAACAAGCGCGTGCAGGCGTTCGGCGGCGCCAAGAACCACGGCATCGTCATGCCCGACGCCGACCTCGACCAGGTGGTCAACGACCTCGCCGGAGCGGCCTTCGGCTCGGCCGGCGAGCGCTGCATGGCCCTGCCCGTCGTCGTCCCCGTCGGCGACGACACCGCCAATCGCCTTCGCCAGAAGCTCATCCCCGCGATCGAGAAGCTGCGCGTCGGAGTCTCGACCGATCCCGACGCCCACTATGGGCCGGTGGTCAGCAAGGCGCACAAGGAGCGGATCGAGCACTACATCCAGATGTGCATCGACGAAGGCGGCGAGCTGGTCGTCGACGGCCGCGGATTCACGCTTCAGGGCAACGAGAAGGGCTTCTTCATCGGCCCCACCTTCTTCGACCACGTGAAGCCGAGCTTCCAGAGCTACAAGGACGAGATCTTCGGTCCGGTCCTGCAGATGGTCCGAGCCAAGGATTTCGACGAGGCGGTCCGGCTTCCCTCCGAGCACGATTACGGCAACGGAGTCGCCATCTTCACCCGCAACGGCCACGCTGCCCGCGAGTTCGTCAACCGCGTCAACGTCGGAATGGTGGGCGTGAACGTGCCCATCCCGGTGCCAGTCAGCTACCACAGCTTCGGCGGCTGGAAGCGCTCCGGGTTCGGCGACATTGGCCAGTACGGGCAGGAAGGCCTTCGCTTCTGGACCAAGAACAAGGTCGTCACCCAGCGCTGGCCCGACGGGTCTGTCACCGGCGAGAATGCCTTCATAATTCCGACGATGGGTTGA
- a CDS encoding acyl-CoA dehydrogenase family protein translates to MHQFEFTDDQLQIQEMARKFTADAITPNAAEWDEKHIFPKDTIREAAELGFGAIYVSEESGGIGLGRLEAALIMEAMAYGCPSTSAFISIHNMASWMIDRFGSDEVKQKYLPSLITMERMSSYCLTEPSSGSDAAALKTKAVLDGDHYVVSGSKAFTSGGGANDLMVAMVRTGEDGPKGITCLVIEKEMKGVSFGAQERKLGWHSQPTAQVNFDEVRVPVANRVGAEGEGFRIAMMGLDGGRLNIGACSLGGAQRCLDEAINYTKERKQFGKAIADFQNTQFTLADMETELQAARYLLYVAAAKVTANAPDKTRFAAMAKRLATDTGSSVVDRALQLHGGYGYLMDYPIERFWRDLRVHSILEGTNQIMRVIVSRDLLRQ, encoded by the coding sequence ATGCACCAGTTCGAGTTTACCGACGACCAACTCCAGATCCAGGAGATGGCGCGCAAGTTCACCGCCGACGCGATCACTCCGAACGCGGCCGAGTGGGACGAGAAGCACATCTTCCCCAAGGACACGATCCGCGAAGCCGCGGAGCTCGGCTTCGGAGCAATCTACGTCAGCGAGGAAAGCGGCGGGATCGGCCTCGGCCGGCTCGAGGCCGCGCTGATCATGGAAGCCATGGCCTACGGCTGCCCGTCCACCAGCGCCTTCATCTCCATCCACAACATGGCCAGCTGGATGATCGACCGCTTCGGCTCCGATGAGGTGAAGCAGAAGTATCTTCCGTCGCTGATCACGATGGAGCGGATGAGCAGCTACTGCCTGACCGAGCCGTCGTCAGGCTCCGATGCTGCGGCGCTCAAGACCAAGGCGGTCCTCGATGGCGACCATTATGTGGTTTCAGGGAGCAAGGCGTTCACCTCCGGAGGCGGCGCCAACGACCTGATGGTCGCAATGGTCCGTACCGGCGAGGATGGGCCGAAGGGGATCACCTGCTTGGTCATCGAAAAAGAGATGAAAGGCGTCAGCTTCGGTGCGCAGGAGCGCAAGCTCGGCTGGCATTCGCAGCCCACCGCGCAGGTCAATTTCGACGAGGTCCGCGTTCCCGTCGCCAACCGCGTCGGCGCGGAGGGAGAGGGATTCCGGATCGCGATGATGGGCCTCGACGGAGGCCGGCTGAACATCGGCGCCTGCTCGCTTGGAGGCGCTCAGCGCTGCCTCGACGAGGCGATCAACTACACCAAGGAGCGCAAGCAGTTCGGCAAGGCGATCGCGGATTTCCAGAACACGCAGTTCACGCTCGCGGACATGGAAACCGAGCTCCAGGCGGCGCGCTATTTGCTCTACGTCGCCGCAGCCAAGGTCACCGCCAACGCGCCTGACAAAACCCGCTTCGCAGCGATGGCAAAGAGGCTCGCGACCGACACCGGGTCGTCGGTGGTCGACCGGGCGCTCCAGCTTCACGGCGGCTACGGCTACCTGATGGACTATCCGATCGAGCGGTTCTGGCGTGACCTCCGGGTCCATTCGATCCTGGAGGGCACCAACCAGATCATGCGGGTCATCGTCAGCCGCGACCTATTGCGCCAGTGA
- a CDS encoding enoyl-CoA hydratase/isomerase family protein, with protein sequence MTDDVLISAERGVARLRLNRPKAIHALTTEMCEAMSEALLRWRTDSNIQCVVIDHAEGRGFCAGGDVVMLAKSGAGDAHKAKEFFFAEYRLNHLLFTYDKPTIAIMDGITMGGGVGISQPCTLRVATENTRLAMPETGIGLFPDVGGGWYLSRLPGRVGQFMALSGARLDGAECAYLGLATHYIPNASLGELVERIVKAPDRVQGTLGAAAETPPEPKIAGNQALINRLFASDRLEEILAALEADESEWSEKELLTLRTKSPLSCKVSLRLLAEGADRASFADEMRAEYALAGRVVRTHDFKEGVHALLIDKHNQPQWNPPIAEGVSDDMLDELFAPLPKSEQWTPFPETGE encoded by the coding sequence GTGACCGACGACGTCCTGATCTCTGCCGAGCGCGGTGTCGCGCGGCTCCGGCTCAACCGGCCCAAGGCGATCCACGCGCTCACCACCGAGATGTGCGAGGCGATGAGCGAGGCGCTGCTGCGGTGGCGGACGGATTCGAACATCCAGTGTGTCGTCATCGACCATGCCGAGGGTCGCGGCTTCTGCGCCGGCGGCGACGTGGTGATGCTTGCGAAAAGCGGCGCCGGGGATGCCCACAAGGCGAAGGAGTTCTTCTTCGCCGAGTACCGGCTCAACCACCTCCTCTTCACCTACGACAAGCCGACGATCGCGATCATGGACGGGATCACGATGGGAGGCGGCGTTGGTATCTCCCAGCCCTGCACGCTCCGCGTCGCGACGGAGAACACCCGGCTGGCGATGCCGGAAACGGGCATCGGCCTGTTCCCGGACGTCGGTGGAGGCTGGTACCTGTCGCGGCTTCCGGGCCGCGTCGGCCAGTTCATGGCTTTGAGCGGCGCTCGGCTCGACGGCGCCGAATGCGCCTATCTTGGCCTCGCCACTCACTACATTCCGAATGCGTCTCTCGGCGAGCTGGTGGAGCGAATCGTCAAGGCGCCCGACCGGGTGCAGGGAACGCTCGGCGCTGCTGCCGAAACGCCGCCCGAGCCCAAGATCGCCGGCAACCAAGCGCTCATCAACCGGCTGTTCGCTTCCGACCGGCTCGAGGAAATCCTCGCCGCGCTCGAGGCCGACGAGAGCGAATGGTCGGAAAAGGAGCTGCTCACGCTCCGGACCAAGAGCCCGCTTTCGTGCAAGGTTTCCCTTCGCCTGCTCGCTGAAGGGGCCGACCGGGCGAGCTTCGCCGACGAGATGCGCGCCGAATATGCGCTCGCCGGCCGCGTCGTCCGCACCCACGATTTCAAGGAGGGCGTCCATGCCCTCCTGATCGACAAGCACAACCAGCCGCAGTGGAACCCGCCGATCGCCGAAGGCGTAAGCGACGATATGCTCGACGAGCTGTTCGCCCCGCTGCCGAAGTCCGAGCAATGGACGCCGTTCCCGGAGACTGGAGAATGA
- a CDS encoding enoyl-CoA hydratase-related protein: protein MTEYRTVLVEKRGAVTLVTLNRPEALNALNSEVLKELTEVFGDYDSDASQRCLVLTGSGEKAFAAGADIKEMQPQGFADMYSADFFAGWERITSTRKPWIAAVAGYALGGGCEVAMMADFIIAADTAKFGQPEIKLAVTPGMGGSQRLAHAIGKAKAMEMCLTGRMMDAAEAEQSGLVAKVVPANELVTEAVKTAEAIAAMPPLAAIAAKEMVNAAFELPLAQGIRFERRLFHGLFGTEDQKEGMAAFVEKRPGNWKGR from the coding sequence ATGACCGAATATCGAACCGTCCTCGTCGAGAAGCGCGGCGCAGTCACGCTCGTCACGCTGAACCGGCCGGAAGCGCTCAACGCGCTCAACAGCGAGGTCCTCAAGGAGCTGACCGAGGTCTTCGGTGACTACGATTCCGACGCGTCGCAGCGCTGCCTTGTGCTGACGGGGAGCGGTGAGAAGGCGTTCGCGGCGGGCGCCGACATCAAGGAGATGCAGCCGCAGGGCTTCGCGGACATGTATTCGGCGGACTTCTTCGCCGGCTGGGAAAGGATCACCTCGACCCGCAAGCCGTGGATAGCGGCGGTCGCGGGCTATGCCTTGGGCGGCGGCTGCGAGGTCGCGATGATGGCGGACTTCATCATCGCCGCCGACACCGCGAAATTCGGCCAGCCGGAAATCAAGCTGGCAGTCACGCCCGGGATGGGCGGGTCGCAGCGGCTCGCTCACGCGATCGGCAAGGCCAAGGCGATGGAAATGTGCCTGACCGGACGGATGATGGATGCAGCCGAGGCGGAGCAGTCGGGCCTCGTGGCCAAGGTCGTTCCTGCGAACGAACTCGTTACCGAGGCGGTGAAGACGGCCGAAGCCATCGCTGCGATGCCGCCTCTGGCAGCGATTGCGGCCAAGGAAATGGTCAACGCCGCCTTCGAGCTTCCGCTCGCCCAGGGCATCCGCTTCGAGCGCCGGCTGTTCCACGGACTGTTCGGAACCGAGGACCAGAAGGAAGGCATGGCCGCTTTCGTCGAAAAGCGGCCCGGGAATTGGAAGGGACGGTAA
- the mmsB gene encoding 3-hydroxyisobutyrate dehydrogenase → MGRDGNMARIAFIGLGHMGGGMAPNLVKAGHEVRAFDLSEDALSKACEQGCGRAGSTEEAVKDAEVVVTMLPAAKHVLDVYRSNVFGNAPTSALLIDCSTIDVASARTVEEEAKAKGYEMVDAPVSGGIAAAAGGTLAFMVGGSDEAFARAKPFIEPMAKAVIHAGGPGAGQAAKICNNMILGATMAATCEGFVLAQKLGLDPQVFFDISSQASGQSWSMTSYCPVPGVGPKTPADNGYEGGFAAALMLKDLKLAMEAAKQAGVDVEMGEEAEELYEEFVGKGGGNKDFSGIIKMIDGTWNA, encoded by the coding sequence ATTGGAAGGGACGGTAACATGGCGCGCATCGCATTCATCGGCCTGGGCCACATGGGCGGCGGAATGGCGCCGAACCTGGTCAAGGCGGGCCATGAGGTTCGCGCGTTCGACCTGAGCGAGGACGCGCTCTCCAAGGCCTGCGAGCAAGGCTGCGGCCGCGCCGGATCGACAGAGGAGGCGGTGAAAGACGCCGAGGTGGTCGTCACGATGCTTCCCGCCGCCAAGCATGTGCTCGACGTCTACCGAAGCAACGTGTTCGGCAATGCGCCGACCAGCGCGCTCCTGATCGACTGCTCGACGATAGACGTCGCAAGCGCGCGCACCGTCGAGGAGGAAGCCAAGGCCAAAGGCTACGAGATGGTCGACGCTCCGGTTTCGGGCGGGATTGCCGCCGCTGCGGGCGGCACCCTCGCCTTCATGGTCGGCGGGTCGGACGAGGCTTTTGCCCGCGCCAAGCCGTTCATCGAGCCGATGGCCAAGGCGGTGATCCACGCCGGCGGTCCCGGCGCTGGCCAGGCGGCGAAGATCTGCAACAACATGATCCTTGGCGCGACCATGGCGGCGACCTGCGAGGGCTTCGTGCTTGCGCAGAAGCTGGGGCTCGACCCGCAGGTTTTCTTCGACATCTCGTCGCAGGCGTCGGGCCAGAGCTGGTCGATGACCAGCTATTGCCCGGTCCCCGGCGTGGGCCCGAAGACTCCCGCCGATAACGGCTATGAAGGCGGCTTCGCCGCCGCGCTGATGCTCAAGGACCTCAAGCTGGCGATGGAAGCGGCCAAGCAGGCAGGCGTCGACGTCGAGATGGGCGAAGAAGCCGAGGAGCTCTACGAGGAGTTTGTCGGCAAGGGCGGCGGGAACAAGGACTTCTCCGGAATCATCAAAATGATCGACGGCACCTGGAACGCCTGA
- a CDS encoding c-type cytochrome → MNSKTLILLCGVALLAACKQQPQADQAKSVTPSAETRIAAAAAPLSHDQAVAVMKERHEGMEKIGKATKVAGQQLKLSSPDMNAIRKSAATMAELASKVQSWFPEGTGPDVGKTRAKAEIWQKPEDFALKAHDFKTAAQQFDAAAKRGDLTEVNGAFAATGKTCKACHDLYRAPEKH, encoded by the coding sequence ATGAACTCGAAGACCCTTATTCTTCTTTGCGGAGTCGCATTGCTCGCCGCCTGCAAGCAGCAGCCGCAGGCCGACCAGGCGAAGAGTGTAACTCCCTCGGCCGAGACCCGTATTGCGGCGGCCGCGGCGCCCCTGTCGCACGATCAGGCGGTGGCGGTGATGAAGGAGCGCCACGAGGGGATGGAGAAGATCGGCAAGGCGACCAAGGTTGCCGGCCAGCAACTCAAGCTTTCCTCGCCCGACATGAATGCGATCCGCAAGTCGGCGGCGACGATGGCGGAGCTCGCTTCGAAGGTGCAGTCCTGGTTCCCGGAAGGAACCGGCCCCGACGTCGGCAAGACCCGCGCGAAGGCCGAAATCTGGCAGAAGCCTGAAGACTTTGCGCTCAAGGCTCATGATTTCAAAACCGCGGCCCAGCAGTTCGACGCAGCCGCGAAGCGCGGCGATTTGACCGAGGTCAATGGCGCGTTCGCGGCGACCGGTAAGACCTGTAAGGCCTGCCATGACCTCTACCGCGCCCCCGAAAAGCACTGA
- a CDS encoding cytochrome b/b6 domain-containing protein has product MKQRVWDLPTRLFHWTLVVVVALAWWSAETDQQDLHLYLGYGALSLLLFRIGWGLFGSSTARFSSFVRGPSSVAKYVRARFNWPLAGHAPLGALSVLALLAMLFIMVGTGLFASDEDGLFSGPLAYLVSVDVADLLTELHEELFNVLLVLIGLHVAAILLYRLALGKNLLGPMITGKADLAPGVEPMRPGKWWVALICLVVAIAITRWIIGGAPPFGT; this is encoded by the coding sequence ATGAAACAGCGTGTCTGGGACCTGCCCACGCGGCTGTTCCACTGGACGCTGGTGGTCGTGGTCGCCCTTGCCTGGTGGAGTGCGGAAACCGATCAGCAGGACCTTCACCTCTACCTCGGCTATGGGGCTCTCTCGCTGCTGCTGTTCCGAATCGGGTGGGGCCTGTTCGGAAGCTCGACGGCGCGCTTTTCATCCTTCGTCAGGGGGCCCTCGTCGGTCGCGAAATATGTCCGCGCCCGCTTCAACTGGCCGCTGGCGGGCCACGCTCCGCTTGGCGCTCTTAGCGTCCTAGCGCTGCTTGCGATGCTCTTCATCATGGTCGGGACGGGACTGTTCGCTTCCGATGAGGACGGGCTGTTCAGCGGCCCTCTCGCCTATCTCGTGAGCGTCGATGTTGCGGACCTCCTGACCGAGCTTCACGAGGAATTGTTCAACGTCCTCCTAGTCCTCATCGGACTGCACGTCGCGGCGATCCTGCTCTACCGGCTGGCGCTGGGGAAAAACCTGCTCGGCCCGATGATCACCGGCAAGGCGGATCTGGCGCCCGGAGTCGAGCCGATGCGCCCGGGAAAATGGTGGGTCGCACTGATCTGCCTCGTCGTCGCGATCGCGATTACCCGCTGGATCATCGGCGGAGCGCCACCCTTCGGCACTTGA
- a CDS encoding NifU family protein, translating to MLIRTEHTPNPSTRKFLPGQPVMDSGTRDFPDAESAAASPLAENLFSTGMVEGVFYGSDFVSVTAAPGVAWSDLEPIVVEALLDHFVTGAPLFKAGSAAGIEVDSDFEEDPGDAEIIDQIKELIETRVRPAVAQDGGDIVYKGYRDGHLFLSMHGACQGCPSSSVTLKRGIESLIKHYVPEVESVEAV from the coding sequence ATGCTGATCCGCACCGAGCACACGCCCAACCCGTCGACCCGCAAGTTTCTTCCCGGCCAGCCGGTGATGGACAGCGGTACCCGCGACTTCCCCGACGCCGAGAGCGCAGCCGCCTCCCCGCTCGCCGAGAACCTGTTCTCAACCGGCATGGTCGAAGGAGTCTTCTACGGCAGCGACTTCGTCTCGGTGACGGCTGCTCCGGGAGTCGCCTGGTCCGACCTCGAGCCGATCGTCGTCGAGGCGTTGCTCGACCATTTCGTCACCGGCGCGCCCTTGTTCAAAGCGGGAAGCGCGGCGGGAATCGAGGTTGACTCCGACTTCGAGGAAGATCCCGGCGATGCGGAGATCATCGACCAGATCAAGGAGCTGATCGAAACGCGCGTGCGTCCGGCGGTCGCCCAAGACGGCGGAGACATCGTCTACAAAGGCTATCGCGACGGGCACCTCTTCCTGTCGATGCACGGCGCCTGCCAAGGCTGCCCGTCCTCGTCCGTGACGCTCAAGCGCGGCATCGAGAGCCTGATCAAGCATTACGTGCCGGAAGTAGAGTCCGTTGAAGCCGTCTGA
- the tsaB gene encoding tRNA (adenosine(37)-N6)-threonylcarbamoyltransferase complex dimerization subunit type 1 TsaB has protein sequence MILALDTSTAACTAALFDGNGSCVARADELIGRGHAERLVPMLEELLAGRRADTILVGTGPGSFTGIRVGIAAAQGLAIGWNAELAGMSSLALLAASSGVDGEMAVAINGGHGELFVQQFDASLKPMSELWNLPPREAAAAASASTVVGPGAQALVDAGGSARAIEGWPSAANALRLPEELRSLTPAPLYARAPDAKVRTAA, from the coding sequence ATGATCCTCGCGCTCGACACCTCTACCGCAGCGTGCACTGCCGCCCTGTTCGATGGGAACGGAAGCTGCGTTGCCAGGGCCGACGAGCTGATCGGCCGCGGCCATGCCGAGCGGCTCGTGCCCATGCTCGAAGAGCTGCTGGCCGGACGCAGGGCCGATACGATCCTCGTCGGCACTGGCCCCGGAAGCTTCACCGGAATCCGCGTCGGAATCGCCGCCGCTCAGGGATTGGCGATCGGCTGGAATGCCGAGCTGGCTGGAATGTCCTCGCTCGCGCTTCTCGCGGCATCGAGCGGCGTCGACGGCGAAATGGCCGTCGCCATCAACGGCGGCCACGGCGAGCTTTTCGTCCAGCAATTCGACGCTAGTCTGAAGCCGATGAGCGAGCTTTGGAACCTTCCGCCTCGCGAAGCCGCGGCAGCCGCTTCCGCAAGCACTGTGGTGGGCCCGGGAGCGCAGGCGCTGGTGGACGCCGGAGGCAGCGCGCGCGCCATCGAAGGCTGGCCCTCCGCGGCCAACGCGCTACGGCTTCCGGAAGAGCTTCGAAGCCTGACGCCCGCGCCGCTCTACGCCCGAGCGCCCGATGCCAAGGTCAGGACCGCAGCATGA
- the rimI gene encoding ribosomal protein S18-alanine N-acetyltransferase — protein MIAQLSQGCADDLDAVMRVMTSAFPDRYGEAWTRSQCAGILPMAGVKLVLAEDGEANVVGFSLYRTIVDDAELLLLAVEPNSRGKGIGRQLLSNFIADAKSSGATRVHLEVRDGNPAIQVYETAGFEQANRRRNYYRGRDGAAFDALTFVLTTQD, from the coding sequence ATGATCGCGCAACTTTCGCAGGGCTGTGCCGACGACCTCGACGCGGTGATGCGGGTCATGACGTCCGCCTTCCCCGATCGCTACGGGGAGGCCTGGACCCGTTCCCAATGTGCCGGAATCCTACCGATGGCAGGCGTGAAGCTGGTCCTTGCCGAGGACGGCGAAGCCAATGTCGTCGGATTTTCGCTGTACCGGACGATCGTCGACGATGCCGAGCTGCTGCTTCTTGCAGTCGAGCCGAATTCGCGCGGCAAGGGCATCGGCCGGCAGCTGCTTTCCAATTTCATCGCTGATGCAAAGTCGAGCGGCGCGACGCGAGTTCACCTTGAGGTGCGCGACGGAAATCCCGCGATCCAGGTCTATGAAACCGCGGGGTTCGAACAGGCAAACCGCCGCCGCAATTACTATCGCGGCCGCGACGGCGCTGCGTTCGATGCATTGACGTTCGTTTTGACGACGCAAGATTAA
- a CDS encoding MucR family transcriptional regulator, with protein MADNGAAEDTLLTLTADIVAAHVSNNSVAVNDLPNLIQNVHQALTGVSANALASEEKQEPKVSIRSSIKPDHISCLECGKKQKMLKRHLMTNHEMTPADYRQKWRLAADYPMVAPNYAEQRRTLAKSIGLGTKRRRTRKSK; from the coding sequence ATGGCCGATAATGGAGCGGCAGAAGATACATTGCTCACGCTGACTGCCGATATCGTCGCAGCGCACGTAAGCAATAACAGCGTTGCAGTGAACGATCTTCCGAACTTGATCCAGAATGTGCACCAGGCTCTTACGGGAGTTTCGGCGAACGCTTTGGCTTCGGAAGAAAAGCAGGAACCGAAAGTTTCGATCCGTTCCTCAATCAAGCCCGATCACATCAGCTGTCTCGAATGTGGGAAGAAGCAGAAGATGCTCAAGCGTCATCTGATGACCAACCACGAGATGACCCCGGCCGATTATCGCCAGAAGTGGCGGCTCGCAGCCGATTATCCGATGGTCGCGCCCAATTACGCCGAGCAGCGGCGGACCCTCGCCAAGTCGATCGGTCTCGGCACCAAGCGCCGCCGGACCCGCAAGTCCAAGTAG
- a CDS encoding Fur family transcriptional regulator has translation MSHAVIDVEALCADKGLRITEQRRVIARILSESEDHPDVETLHERASAIDPKISIATVYRTVRLFEEAGILARHEFGDGRARYEAASDDHHDHLIDVETGNVVEFVDEELEALQKRIAEKLGFRLVDHRMELYGVSLNRNR, from the coding sequence ATGAGCCACGCAGTCATCGACGTCGAAGCGCTTTGCGCCGACAAGGGTCTCCGGATCACAGAGCAGCGGCGGGTTATCGCCCGAATCCTGTCCGAATCCGAAGATCATCCCGACGTCGAGACTCTTCATGAGCGCGCGTCGGCGATCGACCCGAAGATTTCGATCGCGACGGTCTATCGAACGGTGCGGTTGTTCGAGGAGGCGGGAATCCTCGCCCGGCATGAGTTCGGGGACGGACGCGCTCGCTACGAGGCGGCGTCCGACGACCATCACGACCATCTGATCGACGTCGAGACAGGCAATGTCGTCGAGTTCGTCGACGAAGAGCTCGAGGCTCTCCAGAAACGGATCGCGGAAAAGCTCGGCTTCCGCCTCGTCGATCACCGGATGGAGCTGTACGGCGTCTCGCTCAATCGCAACCGGTAA